The genome window CACGACGTTGGGAATCCGCTTCGGACCCTTGGAGACGCTGAGGGTGATCTCGGTGCCGTCGTTGACCATCTGGCCCGCGGCGGGAGCCGCCTCGGTGACCTGGCCCTTCGGGTCGTCGGAGTCGACCTCCTGGGTCTTCACCGTCAGCCCGAGCGCCTCCAGATTGCTCGTGGCCTCGTCGACGTCCTGACCGACCACCGACGGCACGGTCACCTGGGGCTTCCCCTTGGACAGGATGATCGACACGGAGGAGTGGGGGTCGACGTAGGAGCCTTGGACGGGGTCCTGACGGATGACCGAGTTGGTCGGCACCGTGTCGGAGTTCTCGTAGGAGTCCACGTTGACTGAGAGGCCCGCGTCGCCGATCGCAGCCCGCGCCTGGTTCTCGGTGAGGCCGACGAGCTGCGGCACCTGGACCTGCTCGGGGGCGCCGGGGAAGAGCTTGGGCCAGAGCAGGATCCCGCCGATGACCAGCGCGACCACGAGGACGGCGAGGCCGATCAGCAGGCCGGTGCGGCCGCGGGACTCGTCGTAGTCGTCCTCGGCGGCGAACGGGATCGGCCCGCTCGAGGTGACCGACGTCGCGGCGATCGGGGCGACGACCTGGGTCGCCGCGGTGGCGGGTCCGGCGACGACCGGCGGCGCGACGGTCGTGATCGGCTGGCCGTCGAGGTAGCGCTCGATGTCGGCCCGCATCTCCGCCGCGGACTGGTAGCGGTCCTCGACCCGCTTCGCGAGGGCCTTGAGCGCGATCGCGTCGAGCGCGGCGGGCAGCGTCGAGTCGTGCTGGCTCGGCGGCTGCGGCTGCTCGCGGACATGCTGGTACGCCACGGCGACGGGGGAGTCACCGACGAACGGCGGCCGCCCGGTGAGGAGCTCGTAGAAGAGGCAGCCGGCGGAGTAGACGTCGGAGCGGGAGTCGACCTGCTCGCCGCGCGCCTGCTCCGGGCTGAGGTACTGGGCCGTGCCGACGACCGCAGCGGTCTGCGTCATCGTCGACTGGGCGTCGGAGATGGCGCGCGCGATCCCGAAGTCCATCACCTTCACGTCACCGCTCGGGGTGAGCATGACGTTGCCGGGCTTGATGTCGCGGTGGATGATCCCTGCGCGGTGGGAGTAGTCGAGCGCCGACAGGACGCCGGAGGTGATCTCGAGGGCGCGCTCGGGCAGGATCTTGCGACCCTCACGGAGGATGTCGCGCAGCGTCCGGCCGGCGACGTACTCCATCACGATGTAGGGCTGGCGCACCTCGTGGCCCTCGCCGTCGCGGATGACCTCCTCGCCGGTGTCGTAGACCGCGACGATCGCCGGGTGGTTGAGGCTGGCCGAGCTCTGCGCCTCGCGGCGGAAGCGGGCCTGGAAGGTGGCGTCGGAGGCGAGGTCGGTGCGCAGCCGCTTGACCGCGACGACGCGGCCGAGGCGGGTGTCGGTGCCCTTGCGCACCTCGGCCATACCGCCACGGCCGAGGAGCTCGCCGAGCTCGTAGCGGCCGCCGACGACGACCGGCTGCTGCTTGCTGTTCCCGGGGCTTTCGGGGTTCATCGCGTTTCCTTCCGGGCCGCGGGAGACGAGGTCTCCGCGCTGGGGGTGCTGCTGTCGCTCGGCGCCGTGGTGCTGGGCTGCTCCGTCGGTGCGCTGCTGGTCTGGGGGGCGGACGAGGTCGTCGCCTGCGTCGGCGTCGGCGTCGGCGTCGGGGTGGTCGGGACCGGGCCGTAGTAGGCCACCGACACCGCGTCACCCTCGGTCAGGTCGGTGCTGGGATCGATGGCCGCGACCGTGTTCTCCACCTCGTCACCGGGGTTGGCGATCCGGTGGCTCGTCGGCTTGAGACCCAGCGAGCGCAGGTCGGCCATCACACTGTCCACGTTCTGCCCGACGTACGTCGACGGGTCGAGGTCGAAGGTCGAGGGGCTGGCGCTCGGCGTGGTCGACGAGGCCCCCGTGGTGGGGGCGCTCGCCGACGTCGCCGGTGTGGACGAGGTCGGGAGGTCGGGAGTGTCGTCGTCGTTGCCGCGCAGCAACAACCAGCCGACCAGCGCGATCAGCAGGACCGCCAGGACCGTGAGGACGATGGCCCACGTGGAGCGGCTCTCCTCGTCCTCCTCGGCCGCGGCAGCAGCGGCCGCCGGCGTCGGGCCGGTGGCGGCAGCCGCGCCGACCGGGGAGAGGATCTGGGTGGCGGGGGAGTCGGGAGCTGCCGCGGCTGCGCCTGCCACGACCGGCGGGACCACGGCGGTGGCGGCCGTGGCGGTCGCGCCCGTCGCAGGGGTGACCCGGGCGTGGCCACGGAGCGCGGCGGCGAAGGCGGCGCCGTCCGCGTACCGGGCGGCGGGCTTCTTGCTGAGGGCCTGCATCACGACGGCGGCGATGTCGGCGGGCACGGTGGCCGGCAGCGGCGGGATCTCGTCGTTGAGGTGGGCCAGCGCTGTCGCGACGGCCGTCTCCTTGTCGAAGGGGCGCGTGCCGGTCAGGCACTCGTAGCTCATCACGCCGAGCCCGTAGACGTCCGAGGCAGGGGTGGCGGCCTCGCCGCGGGCCTGCTCGGGACTGAGATACTGCGGTGTGCCCATCACGGCCCCGGTGCCGGTCAGCGACATGGCCGAAAGGGCGCGGGCGATGCCGAAATCGGTGATCTTCACCTTGCGCGACGGCGTCACGAGCACGTTGGCCGGCTTCACGTCGCGGTGCACGATCCCGGCGCGGTGCGCGGCGGCGAGGGCATCGCCGACCTGCGCCATCAGGTCCCGGACGACCTCGGGGTCCATGCCCTGGCCGCGCTGGATCAGGGCCGAGAGCGGCTGGCCGTCGACCAGCTCCATGACGAGGAACGGTCGGAGGACGCCGAGCTCGTCGAGCGACTGCCCCACGTCCCAGACCGCGGCGATGCCGGGGTCGGAGATGCTCGCCGCATGCCGGGCCTCCGCCTCGAACCGGGCGCGGAAGATGGAGTCGCCGGCGTACTCGCGCTTGAGGACCTTGATCGCGATCGGGCGGTCGAGGACGGTGTCGAGCCCACGCCAGACCTCGCCCATGCCGCCGGTCGCGATCAGGGAGTCGGCCCGGTAGCGCTCTGCGTCGTCGATGAAGTGCGCATTCGTCGGGAGGCTCATCCGAGCACCGCCTCCATGACCGCCTT of Nocardioides sp. Kera G14 contains these proteins:
- the pknB gene encoding Stk1 family PASTA domain-containing Ser/Thr kinase — its product is MNPESPGNSKQQPVVVGGRYELGELLGRGGMAEVRKGTDTRLGRVVAVKRLRTDLASDATFQARFRREAQSSASLNHPAIVAVYDTGEEVIRDGEGHEVRQPYIVMEYVAGRTLRDILREGRKILPERALEITSGVLSALDYSHRAGIIHRDIKPGNVMLTPSGDVKVMDFGIARAISDAQSTMTQTAAVVGTAQYLSPEQARGEQVDSRSDVYSAGCLFYELLTGRPPFVGDSPVAVAYQHVREQPQPPSQHDSTLPAALDAIALKALAKRVEDRYQSAAEMRADIERYLDGQPITTVAPPVVAGPATAATQVVAPIAATSVTSSGPIPFAAEDDYDESRGRTGLLIGLAVLVVALVIGGILLWPKLFPGAPEQVQVPQLVGLTENQARAAIGDAGLSVNVDSYENSDTVPTNSVIRQDPVQGSYVDPHSSVSIILSKGKPQVTVPSVVGQDVDEATSNLEALGLTVKTQEVDSDDPKGQVTEAAPAAGQMVNDGTEITLSVSKGPKRIPNVVGMTQAEAEQAIRDQGFVPQVQTESTSQKPAGTVSYQFPAAGKGKTAKQGEQILIQVSTYTPTPTTQETFPTPSGCITPTPGVELQPGDPPACSQ
- a CDS encoding serine/threonine-protein kinase, which gives rise to MSLPTNAHFIDDAERYRADSLIATGGMGEVWRGLDTVLDRPIAIKVLKREYAGDSIFRARFEAEARHAASISDPGIAAVWDVGQSLDELGVLRPFLVMELVDGQPLSALIQRGQGMDPEVVRDLMAQVGDALAAAHRAGIVHRDVKPANVLVTPSRKVKITDFGIARALSAMSLTGTGAVMGTPQYLSPEQARGEAATPASDVYGLGVMSYECLTGTRPFDKETAVATALAHLNDEIPPLPATVPADIAAVVMQALSKKPAARYADGAAFAAALRGHARVTPATGATATAATAVVPPVVAGAAAAAPDSPATQILSPVGAAAATGPTPAAAAAAAEEDEESRSTWAIVLTVLAVLLIALVGWLLLRGNDDDTPDLPTSSTPATSASAPTTGASSTTPSASPSTFDLDPSTYVGQNVDSVMADLRSLGLKPTSHRIANPGDEVENTVAAIDPSTDLTEGDAVSVAYYGPVPTTPTPTPTPTQATTSSAPQTSSAPTEQPSTTAPSDSSTPSAETSSPAARKETR